A region of Deinococcus radiodurans R1 = ATCC 13939 = DSM 20539 DNA encodes the following proteins:
- a CDS encoding IS5-like element ISDra5 family transposase, protein MLSERKPYKSDLDDETYLFILPYFLLAPEDAHQRVYPIREVLNAALWIGRTGSQWEYLPHDFPPYKIVHQQLMRWFERGCFENLAHDLHSLVREDALKEGVPTVAIVDSRTLQSTPESGGRAGYDGGKRRKGSKIHAAVDTMGNVMTLLVTPGNEQDREQVYDLCREVQQVTGDHIDVVIADQGYTGEQPQIDASLNDVELVVVKRPTGATGFVLLPLRWVVERTFAWTARFRRLSRDLERLQSSLLGFHWLAVSVTLLNKLKPILGSLA, encoded by the coding sequence ATGCTGTCAGAGCGAAAACCCTACAAGAGCGACCTGGATGACGAAACTTACCTCTTCATCCTGCCTTACTTTCTGCTCGCTCCAGAAGACGCTCACCAGCGCGTCTACCCGATACGTGAAGTCCTCAATGCCGCTCTGTGGATTGGCCGCACAGGGAGTCAGTGGGAGTACCTCCCACACGACTTTCCGCCATACAAAATTGTCCATCAGCAACTGATGCGGTGGTTTGAACGAGGTTGCTTCGAGAACCTCGCTCACGACCTGCATTCACTGGTTCGCGAGGACGCCCTCAAGGAGGGCGTTCCTACCGTTGCCATCGTGGATAGCCGCACTCTGCAAAGCACGCCCGAGAGTGGCGGACGTGCTGGATATGACGGTGGAAAGCGTCGTAAGGGCAGCAAAATCCACGCTGCTGTCGACACGATGGGTAATGTCATGACGTTGCTCGTCACCCCTGGCAATGAGCAAGACCGAGAACAGGTCTATGACTTGTGCCGCGAGGTGCAGCAGGTCACTGGTGACCACATTGATGTCGTTATCGCCGACCAGGGGTACACCGGAGAGCAGCCGCAGATTGATGCTTCCTTGAACGATGTGGAACTTGTTGTGGTGAAACGCCCGACTGGAGCGACGGGCTTTGTGCTGCTTCCGTTGCGATGGGTGGTTGAACGGACATTCGCCTGGACAGCACGTTTTCGCCGTCTATCACGTGATTTGGAGAGGCTGCAAAGCAGTCTCCTCGGCTTTCACTGGCTCGCGGTATCTGTTACGCTCCTAAACAAATTAAAGCCAATTCTTGGCTCGCTAGCCTGA